One Setaria italica strain Yugu1 chromosome II, Setaria_italica_v2.0, whole genome shotgun sequence DNA segment encodes these proteins:
- the LOC101769413 gene encoding uncharacterized protein LOC101769413 has protein sequence MAGDGDGRAGLPRIAVVGAGIFARTQYIPRLREIAHLVVLKAIWSRTQESAKAAAELARDFAPEIECKWGDAGLEEIMGDSSIMGVAVVLAGQVQVELSLKMLKAGKHVIQEKPASGSTTEAETALSIYNSFPNQFPYKPIWALGENYRFEPAFVESSKLIKDIGDMMNIQVIIEGSMNSSNPYFNSSWRRNFVGGFILDMGVHFIAGLRMLVGSEITSVSSISRHVDMSLPPPDNICSLFQLENGCAGVFVFAVNSRSPKILWRVDGTKGTIQVERGVDSGKHGYQVLFSGENGQCQKTFYPFCGVNEELKTFVQDMLAASKDGDHKAEPRSSYVEGARDVAVLEAMLESSVKQGTPVQVKRFP, from the exons ATGGCgggggacggcgacggccgcgcgGGGCTCCCTCGGATCGCGGTGGTCGGCGCCGGCATCTTCGCGCGCACGCAGTACATCCCCAGGCTCCGCGAGATCGCGCACCTCGTCGTCCTCAAGGCCATCTGGAGCCGCACCCAG GAATCCGCAAAGGCGGCCGCGGAGCTTGCTCGTGACTTTGCGCCTGAGATCGAGTGCAAATGGGGTGATGCGGGGCTGGAGGAGATCATGGGAGACAGTTCAATCATGGGCGTTGCTGTTGTTCTTGCTGGGCAAGTCCAG GTTGAGCTTTCCCTAAAGATGCTCAAGGCAGGAAAGCATGTGATTCAAG AGAAACCTGCTTCTGGAT CAACAACAGAAGCAGAAACCGCACTGTCAATCTACAACTCATTTCCAAACCAGTTTCCCTATAAACCAATTTGGGCTCTCGGAGAAAACTACAGGTTTGAACCTGCCTTTGTGGAG TCTAGCAAGTTGATCAAAGATATCGGTGATATGATGAACATCCAAGTTATCATCGAAGGGTCAATGAACAGTTCCAACCCATATTTCAATAGCTCCTGGAGGCGAAATTTTGTG GGTGGTTTCATTCTGGACATGGGTGTCCACTTCATTGCAGGACTACGAATG CTTGTAGGTTCGGAAATCACAAGTGTATCATCTATCTCCCGTCATGTGGATATGTCTTTGCCACCACCAGATAACATATGTTCCCTTTT CCAGCTGGAAAATGGATGTGCTGGTGTCTTTGTATTTGCAGTAAATTCAAGATCACCAAAG ATATTATGGCGGGTTGATGGAACAAAAGGAACAATTCAAGTAGAACGTGGAGTTGATAGTGGGAAACATGGCTACCAG GTGTTATTCTCTGGTGAAAATGGGCAGTGCCAGAAGACATTTTACCCGTTCTGTGGAGTTAATGAAGAACTGAAGACGTTTGTCCAGGACATGTTGGCGGCTAGCAAG GATGGAGATCACAAGGCTGAACCCCGGAGTTCTTATGTCGAAGGTGCCCGCGATGTTGCTGTGCTCGAAGCCATGCTAGAATCTAGTGTGAAGCAAGGAACCCCGGTTCAAGTGAAGAGATTCCCATAG
- the LOC101769014 gene encoding DNA topoisomerase 6 subunit B has translation MDSSGDEAAGAAPETKKKPPAAAAKGKAAGKGKAAGAKASASAKESSLLKQKSPAEFFAENKNIAGFDNPGKSLYTTMRELVENALDSAESISELPDIEITIEEITKSKFNTMIGLVDRERVDEALYDDFESEKAREKRLAKEARFQETQAKNAALGKKVKEAPSARGKGRGEAAFFKVTCKDNGRGMPHDDIPNMLGRVLSGTKYGLRQTRGKFGLGAKMALIWSKMSTGLPIEINSSMKGQNYVSFCRLDIDIHKNVPHVHLHEKRENKTHWHGAEIQVIIEGNWTTHRSKILHYMRQMAVITPYAQFLFRFLSDAADKNLTIKFARRTDVMPPVPLQTKHHPSAVDLLLIKRLIVETTKQNLLQFLQHEFVNISKSHAERLIGEMGPDFSPKMTVKSLTPQQLVRIHQLFRQAKFDDPSGNCLSPAGEYNLRLGIIKELHPDMVATHASSPQVFEGHPFIVEAGISIGGKDVKQGLNIFRFANRIPLLFEQGADVITRTALKRINWSSYKINQQQDKIGVFVSIVSTKIPFKGTGKEYIGDDITEISSAVKSALKQCCLQLKSKIVKKLQARERQDRKKNLNRYIPDVARAIMETLVEIADESPPKRPRYDKEDEELLEKINSEEVTEMTFKDCLTQHVEQVDYEMALDYAMQSGVSEEPREAIYLNSLEGSYKFVDFQSPVFVFRFIP, from the exons ATGGACAGCTccggcgacgaggccgccggcgccgccccggaGACCAAGAAGAAGCCTCCCGCCGCAGCGGCCAAGGGGAaggcggcggggaaggggaaggcggccggcgccaaggcgtCAGCGTCGGCCAAGGAGAGCAGCCTCCTCAAGCAGA AATCGCCCGCCGAGTTCTTCGCCGAGAACAAGAACATTGCAGGGTTCGACAAT CCTGGCAAATCCTTGTACACCACAATGCGGGAGCTAGTTGAGAATGCTCTTGATTCAGCTGAGTCCATCTCAGAGCTCCCTGACATTGAGATTACAAT AGAAGAGATCACGAAGAGCAAGTTCAACACAATGATAGGGCTAGTTGATCGAGAGCGTGTTGATGAGGCCCTCTATGATGATTTTGAGTCTGAAAAGGCTCGTGAG AAACGCCTGGCCAAGGAAGCACGCTTCCAAGAAACTCAAGCTAAAAATGCTGCACTTGGAAAGAAAGTTAAGGAGGCTCCATCTGCTCGAGGAAAAGGCCGGGGCGAGGCTGCATTTTTCAAAGTGACTTGCAAG GATAATGGTAGAGGTATGCCACATGATGATATCCCAAATATGCTTGGGAGAG TTTTATCTGGCACAAAGTATGGTTTGAGGCAAACACGTGGGAAATTTGGACTTGGTGCTAAAATG GCACTTATATGGTCAAAGATGAGCACGGGACTTCCTATTGAAATTAATTCATCAATGAAAGGCCAGAATTATGTTTCGTTCTGTCGCCTCGACATAGATATTCACAA AAATGTCCCTCATGTTCATTTACACGAGAAAAGAGAGAACAAAACTCATTGGCATGGGGCAGAGATCCAAGTTATAATTGAGGGAAATTGGACAACACATCGT TCAAAGATCCTCCATTATATGCGTCAGATGGCGGTCATCACACCATACGCTCAGTTCCTGTTTAGATTTCTATCTGATGCAGCAGA CAAAAATTTAACAATAAAGTTTGCACGCCGGACAGATGTTATGCCTCCTGTTCCACTTCAAACAAAGCATCACCCATCTGCTGTTGATTTATTACTGATAAAGCGCTTAATCGTGGAGACTACAAAGCAAAACCTTTTGCAGTTTCTGCAACATGAATTTGTGAATATAAGCAAATCGCATGCTGAACGTTTAATTG gGGAGATGGGACCTGATTTTAGTCCGAAAATGACAGTTAAGAGCCTTACGCCACAGCAATTAGTTCGAATACATCAATTATTTCGGCAGGCTAAGTTTGATGATCCCAGCGGCAAT TGTCTTAGTCCTGCAGGTGAATATAATTTACGCCTGGGTATCATAAAAGAGCTACACCCTGATATGGTTGCAACACATGCAAGCAG CCCTCAGGTTTTTGAAGGTCATCCATTTATTGTTGAAGCTGGGATAAGCATTGGTGGAAAAGATGTTAAACAA GGTCTAAATATTTTTAGGTTTGCAAACAGAATACCACTTCTTTTTGAACAAGGTGCTGATGTCATCACAAGAACTGCTCTAAAAAGGATCAA TTGGAGCAGCTACAAAATTAATCAGCAGCAAGATAAGATTGGTGTCTTTGTGAGCATTGTGAGTACAAAGATACCTTTTAAAGGAACTGGAAAGGAGTACATTGGGGATGACATAACTGAAATATCATCTGCTGTTAAG TCAGCCCTGAAGCAGTGCTGTCTTCAACTGAAGTCTAAGATTGTGAAGAAACTTCAGGCTCGTGAGCGTCAGGACAGGAAAAAGAACTTGAACAG ATATATTCCTGATGTTGCAAGAGCGATTATGGAGACTCTGGTAGAAATTGCAGATGAATCTCCCCCGAAACGGCCGCGTTATGATAAAGAAGACGAGGAACTCCTTGAGAAGATAAATTCTGAGGAGGTGACAGAGATGACCTTCAAAGATTGCTTGACTCAGCATGTTGAACAG GTTGATTACGAAATGGCACTGGACTATGCCATGCAGAGTGGGGTGAGCGAGGAGCCTCGAGAAGCAATATACTTGAACTCGCTTGAAGGATCCTACAAGTTTGTTGACTTTCAAAGTCCTGTATTTGTGTTCAGATTTATTCCTTAA
- the LOC101768325 gene encoding 30S ribosomal protein 2, chloroplastic → MATAISSLITPPALHLRCRSPASASVSVSAPARLSFRAAAAPQAWRRGLALRVAASSAVLEAPAEVAARKLYVGNIPRTVTNDELRDMFAAHGTVERAEVMYDKYTNRSRRFGFVTMSTVEEANAAIEALNETEVGGRKIKVNVTESFLPNIDRSAPEPEPVFVDSQYKVYVGNLAKTVTTEVLKNFFAEKGQILSATVSHIPGTSKSKGYGFVTFSSEEEVEAAVATFNNAELEGQPIRVNRA, encoded by the exons ATGGCGACCGCCATTTCCTCTCTGATTACCCCTCCGGCCCTCCATCTCCGATGCCGGAGCCCTGCCTCGGcctccgtctccgtctccgcccccgcccgcctctCCTTCcgtgccgccgcggcgccgcaggcctggcgcCGGGGGTTGGCGCTGCGGGTGGCCGCCTCCTCGGCGGTGCTCGAggcgccggcggaggtggcggcgcggaagCTCTACGTCGGGAACATCCCCCGGACCGTCACCAACGACGAGCTCCGCGACATGTTCGCCGCGCACGGCACCGTCGAGCGGGCCGAG GTTATGTATGACAAGTACACCAATCGGAGCCGGCGGTTTGGATTTGTCACGATGAGCACCGTGGAGGAGGCCAATGCTGCAATTGAGGCTCTCAATGAGACT GAGGTTGGTGGTAGAAAAATTAAAGTGAACGTCACAGAGAGCTTCTTACCGAACATTGATCGATCAGCACCAGAACCGGAGCCTGTATTTGTGGATAGTCAGTACAAGGTTTATGTTGGTAATCTTGCGAAGACTGTGACAACGGAAGTTCTTAAAAATTTCTTCGCTGAAAAGGGGCAGATACTCAGTGCCACGGTTTCCCACATTCCTGGGACTTCAAAATCCAAGGGATACGGCTTCGTCACCTTCTCTTCCGAGGAAGAAGTTGAAGCTGCTGTTGCTACTTTCAATAACGCG GAATTGGAAGGACAACCCATTCGTGTGAATAGAGCTTAG
- the LOC101767385 gene encoding rhodanese-like domain-containing protein 9, chloroplastic: protein MAVVGLSTAFSPLRGSWIAVRIRPGCKPTGVSLSPSRRRSSCAAAVSVRAEVSFVDADEAKRLVAEEGYTVLDIRDRTQRERAYINSSTHVPLFIENQDNDIGTIVKRQLHNNFAGLFFGLPFTKLNPDFAKTVKDKFKPESKLLVVCQEGLRSAAAADALEREGFQNIACITSGLQTVKPGTFESVGKTELQNAGKAGLVTVQGKISVVLGTVLISAYLFITFFPDQAEKLFDLAGISL from the exons ATGGCAGTTGTTGGCCTATCCACTGCTTTCTCTCCTCTCAG AGGTTCTTGGATAGCCGTGAGGATCAGGCCGGGCTGCAAGCCCACTGGAGTCAGCCTGTCCCCAAGTAGGAGGAGaagctcctgcgccgccgccgtctccgtccGCGCCGAGGTGAGCTTCgtggacgccgacgaggcgaaGAGGCTCGTCGCCGAGGAGGGCTACACGGTGCTGGACATCAGGGACAGGACGCAGCGCGAGAGGGCCTACATCAACTCCTCCACCCACGTGCCCCTCTTCATCGAGAACCAAGACAACGACATTG ggACGATCGTGAAGCGCCAGTTGCACAACAACTTCGCCGGGCTATTCTTCGGACTGCCCTTCACCAAGCTCAACCCGGACTTCGCCAAGACGGTGAAGGACAAGTTCAAGCCGGAGAGCAAGCTGCTGGTTGTATGCCAGGAAGGGCTCAG gtcagcagcagctgcagatGCACTGGAGAGAGAAGGCTTCCAAAATATTGCATGTATCACATCAGGTCTTCAGACAGTGAAGCCAG GAACGTTTGAATCTGTCGGGAAAACTGAGCTGCAGAATGCAGGAAAAGCCGGCCTCGTAACTGTACAAGGAAAGATTTCAGTAGTTCTCGGGACTGTACTTATCA GTGCCTACCTGTTTATAACATTTTTCCCGGACCAAGCTGAGAAGCTCTTTGACTTGGCTGGCATCAGTTTGTAA
- the LOC101766705 gene encoding outer envelope pore protein 16-3, chloroplastic/mitochondrial, which translates to MEDSNLRGLVGEEIVMETGKAAGIGLAAGSVWGALFSMLHDGPQVGSNIKYPQLIRTGKVCGHYAANFAVIGATYVGVEQALEKYRMKKDIFNGVAAGFATGAAMGFRVGSSRTAVLSGSALALTSVLLDVTGMRTTNEEKKGHH; encoded by the exons ATGGAGGATTCCAACTTGAGAGGTTTGGTGGGTGAGGAAATTGTCATGGAGACAGGCAAGGCTGCAGGCATTGGTTTAGCTGCTGGCAGTGTGTGGGGTGCACTATTTTCTATGCTGCACGATGGGCCTCAGGTTGGCAGTAACATCAAGTATCCTCAGCTGATCAGAACTGGCAAGGTGTGTGGGCATTATGCAGCTAACTTTGCAGTTATTGGAGCTACATATGTTGGTGTCGAGCAGGCTCTTGAAAAGTACAGGATGAAGAAGGACATTTTCAATGGTGTTGCTGCTGGTTTTGCTACTGGTGCTGCTATGGGTTTCAGAG TTGGGAGCTCCCGGACAGCTGTCTTGTCAGGGTCTGCGCTCGCTTTGACTTCTGTACTGCTGGATGTCACTGGAATGAGAACTACTAATGAAGAGAAAAAAGGCCACCACTAG